The Sedimentisphaera salicampi genome includes a region encoding these proteins:
- a CDS encoding MBL fold metallo-hydrolase has protein sequence MNIKTIQQGSYQTNSYVVTSRDYPGKCAVIDTGLENHNLLAYLSLNNLSPAMLILTHGHLDHILGIPALKKDYPDMKVCIHRDDEQMLKDPQLNMSGVSAVYDDFTFESVDRVVDEGDIIEVIGLSFKVIHVPGHTKGGMCLEALDKGVVFTGDCIFAGSIGRTDLPGCVNGDCMKQLINGLLEKVLVLDENTKLLPGHGPSTTVGLEKKHNPFFSQGSFTLAD, from the coding sequence ATGAATATAAAGACAATACAGCAGGGAAGCTACCAAACAAACAGCTATGTGGTTACAAGCAGGGACTACCCGGGCAAATGCGCGGTTATTGATACCGGCCTTGAGAACCATAATCTTCTGGCCTATCTGAGCCTGAACAACCTCTCACCGGCGATGCTTATCCTCACCCACGGGCACTTAGACCATATCCTTGGCATACCTGCCCTGAAGAAGGATTATCCCGATATGAAGGTTTGCATACACAGGGATGATGAGCAGATGCTGAAAGACCCTCAGCTCAATATGAGCGGGGTGAGCGCTGTTTACGATGATTTCACCTTCGAATCAGTTGACAGAGTCGTAGATGAGGGCGATATAATCGAAGTAATCGGGCTGTCGTTCAAGGTTATACACGTTCCCGGACATACCAAAGGGGGGATGTGCTTGGAGGCTCTCGATAAGGGCGTGGTTTTCACTGGAGACTGCATTTTCGCAGGGTCTATCGGGAGAACAGACCTGCCCGGCTGCGTAAACGGAGACTGCATGAAACAGCTGATTAACGGCCTGCTGGAAAAGGTGTTAGTGCTGGATGAAAACACAAAACTCCTGCCAGGACACGGGCCTTCAACTACAGTGGGACTCGAAAAAAAGCATAATCCATTCTTCAGCCAAGGCAGCTTTACTCTCGCAGACTAA
- a CDS encoding proline--tRNA ligase, translating into MRYSQTLIPTTREVPSDAEIPSHQLMIRAGLIRKIASGMYAYLPAGMKSLRKIEEIVREEMNRAGGCETLMPSVHPRELWVQTGRDEDYGDTMARFQDRHGRWNVLSPTAEEVYAYIGSNEISSYKQLPINMYQISFKFRDEFRPRFGVLRSREFLMKDGYSYHASPECLHKTYMQMYEAYKQIFERCGVPYVILEAEAGEMGGSGSHQFTVPCESGEDVIVYTEDGSYAANIEKAAIDPAEAVDEKITDAPEEVHTPNAGSIEAVCEMLGTKPEQMIKTLIHSDREGRIIIAVVRGDHELNEEKLSQLLGGEKTEMASEEQIKEFTGASVGFAGPQGLCEKAHQVFIDYSAAAMSGGAAGANKDDFHVKNIVPGRDFPLESENVQTADIRNAVEGDTHNGKKLLFRKGIEVGQVFKLGTKYSTKLECEFLDENGKRKPCLMGCYGIGLNRIMASAIETNYDESGIKWPISIAPFEAVIVPIGKKDEAEAGERLYSELKDMGVDVLLDDRNARPGVKLNDADLLGVPVRITVGRKSLAEGNVEMKLRSESENSLIKLEEAAGKTAEIVKKLKDGTQ; encoded by the coding sequence ATGAGATACAGCCAGACATTGATCCCCACAACAAGGGAAGTGCCCTCTGATGCGGAGATTCCAAGCCATCAGCTTATGATACGCGCAGGCCTTATTCGGAAGATAGCCAGCGGTATGTATGCCTACCTGCCTGCGGGGATGAAATCCCTTCGCAAAATAGAAGAGATTGTTCGTGAGGAGATGAACCGTGCCGGCGGCTGCGAAACTCTTATGCCCAGCGTACACCCAAGAGAGCTCTGGGTTCAGACCGGCCGCGATGAGGATTACGGCGACACAATGGCACGTTTTCAGGACAGACACGGCAGATGGAATGTCCTCAGCCCCACAGCAGAAGAGGTTTACGCCTACATCGGCTCTAATGAGATAAGCTCATACAAGCAGCTCCCGATAAATATGTACCAGATAAGCTTTAAGTTCCGCGATGAATTCCGCCCGAGGTTCGGCGTATTGCGTTCCCGTGAATTTCTAATGAAAGACGGCTACAGCTACCACGCCAGTCCCGAATGCCTGCACAAAACCTATATGCAGATGTACGAAGCTTACAAGCAGATTTTTGAGAGGTGCGGGGTTCCGTACGTTATTCTTGAAGCCGAAGCCGGCGAGATGGGCGGCAGCGGTTCGCATCAGTTTACAGTACCCTGCGAGAGCGGCGAGGATGTAATTGTTTACACAGAAGACGGGAGCTATGCTGCGAATATTGAGAAGGCCGCAATCGATCCGGCTGAGGCAGTTGACGAAAAAATTACCGACGCCCCTGAGGAGGTTCATACACCTAATGCAGGCAGCATTGAGGCAGTTTGCGAAATGCTGGGCACTAAGCCTGAGCAGATGATCAAAACCCTGATACATTCAGACAGGGAAGGAAGGATTATAATTGCAGTTGTGCGCGGGGATCATGAGCTTAATGAAGAAAAGCTCTCTCAGCTTCTTGGAGGGGAGAAAACCGAAATGGCCTCAGAAGAGCAGATTAAAGAATTTACAGGGGCTTCAGTAGGCTTTGCAGGTCCTCAGGGGCTCTGCGAAAAGGCGCATCAGGTTTTCATAGACTACAGCGCGGCTGCAATGTCAGGCGGGGCTGCAGGTGCAAATAAGGACGATTTCCACGTAAAAAATATAGTTCCGGGCAGGGATTTCCCGCTTGAAAGCGAAAATGTTCAAACTGCTGATATCAGAAATGCCGTCGAGGGTGATACCCACAATGGCAAGAAGCTGCTCTTTAGGAAGGGAATTGAAGTTGGGCAGGTGTTCAAGCTGGGCACAAAATACAGCACGAAGCTTGAATGCGAATTCCTCGATGAAAACGGCAAACGCAAACCCTGCCTTATGGGCTGCTACGGCATCGGGCTCAACAGGATTATGGCCTCCGCAATCGAAACAAACTACGATGAGAGCGGCATAAAATGGCCAATCAGTATTGCTCCATTCGAGGCGGTTATTGTGCCGATTGGCAAGAAAGATGAGGCCGAGGCCGGCGAGAGACTCTACAGCGAGCTCAAAGATATGGGGGTCGATGTGCTTCTGGACGATCGCAATGCACGGCCCGGGGTAAAGCTCAACGACGCAGACCTGCTGGGGGTACCGGTGAGGATAACTGTAGGGCGCAAGAGCCTTGCTGAGGGGAATGTGGAAATGAAGCTCAGAAGCGAGAGCGAAAACAGTTTGATAAAACTCGAAGAAGCCGCCGGAAAAACAGCAGAAATCGTGAAGAAGCTGAAAGACGGGACTCAGTGA
- the thiC gene encoding phosphomethylpyrimidine synthase ThiC, with amino-acid sequence MLTQLEAAKNGEITSVVENAAEYEGLAPELLRDEIAAGRLVVPANVMHLSWNLTPRAIGRKVSTKVNANIGMSDVRSGIDAEKAKMAVAVEAGADAVMDLSTGGDLDYVRSELISACPLPFGTVPIYEAITGRSVEDITPELVLEIAEKQAKQGVDFFTIHAGLLREHLPLLKSRVCGIVSRGGALTAKWMLHHNRQNLMYELFDELCDIMHEYDVCFSLGDGLRPGCGADATDDAQIAELRTLGELTQRAWEKGCQVMVEGPGHVPFNQIEENMRLQQEICNNAPFYVLGPLVTDIAPGYDHITSAIGGTAAAYYGASFLCYVTPREHLGLPDNEDVRQGVVASKIAAHSADVARGHNDSAQRDRRLSKARADLDWDTQIRLSLDPKTAKRMKDDASKNSAMSPEQADYCTMCGRDWCSVRINREIRDNL; translated from the coding sequence ATGCTTACACAGCTCGAAGCAGCAAAAAATGGCGAAATAACAAGCGTTGTTGAAAACGCAGCAGAATATGAAGGGCTTGCACCGGAACTGCTCAGAGATGAGATAGCCGCCGGCAGGCTCGTAGTCCCTGCCAACGTGATGCATCTTTCATGGAATCTCACTCCCCGTGCCATCGGCAGGAAGGTGAGCACGAAGGTAAACGCCAATATCGGCATGAGCGATGTACGCTCAGGTATTGATGCTGAGAAGGCTAAAATGGCGGTGGCTGTTGAGGCCGGAGCAGACGCCGTGATGGATCTGAGCACGGGCGGGGATCTGGATTATGTACGAAGTGAGCTGATAAGTGCCTGCCCCCTGCCCTTCGGCACTGTCCCGATATATGAGGCGATAACGGGAAGGAGTGTAGAAGATATAACCCCGGAGCTGGTCCTTGAGATAGCGGAAAAGCAGGCCAAACAGGGCGTTGACTTTTTCACAATCCACGCAGGGCTTCTCCGCGAGCATCTGCCTCTGCTGAAATCCCGTGTTTGCGGGATAGTATCTCGGGGCGGAGCGTTGACAGCAAAATGGATGCTCCATCACAACCGCCAGAATCTGATGTATGAGCTCTTCGACGAGCTCTGCGATATAATGCACGAATACGACGTATGCTTCTCCCTCGGCGACGGGCTCCGCCCGGGCTGCGGGGCAGACGCGACAGATGATGCGCAGATTGCCGAGCTTCGCACTCTCGGCGAGCTCACCCAGCGTGCTTGGGAGAAAGGCTGTCAGGTGATGGTGGAGGGGCCAGGCCACGTACCATTCAACCAGATAGAGGAGAATATGCGGCTCCAGCAGGAGATCTGCAATAACGCCCCGTTTTATGTTCTCGGGCCTCTTGTTACAGATATAGCCCCTGGCTACGACCACATCACAAGCGCAATAGGCGGAACAGCCGCTGCTTACTACGGAGCAAGCTTTCTTTGCTATGTAACGCCGCGCGAGCATCTCGGGCTGCCGGACAATGAAGACGTAAGGCAGGGTGTTGTGGCATCGAAAATAGCTGCCCACTCCGCCGACGTTGCAAGAGGGCATAATGATTCCGCTCAGCGGGACAGAAGGCTCTCCAAGGCGAGGGCAGATTTAGACTGGGACACCCAGATAAGGCTCTCTCTCGATCCGAAAACAGCTAAGAGGATGAAAGACGACGCCTCTAAAAACAGCGCTATGAGCCCCGAGCAGGCCGACTACTGCACAATGTGCGGGAGAGACTGGTGCAGTGTGAGGATCAACCGGGAAATCAGAGATAATCTTTAG